In a single window of the Acinetobacter tibetensis genome:
- a CDS encoding DUF1427 family protein encodes MKMYLISLAAGLLVGVLYYLLNVKSPAPPLVALCGLLGMVIGEQLIPMIKNLMS; translated from the coding sequence ATGAAAATGTATCTTATTTCTTTGGCAGCAGGACTGCTTGTAGGTGTTCTGTATTACCTACTCAATGTGAAATCCCCAGCCCCTCCATTGGTTGCACTATGTGGCTTATTGGGTATGGTGATTGGTGAGCAACTGATCCCTATGATTAAAAATTTAATGAGTTAA
- a CDS encoding ADP-ribosylglycohydrolase family protein, with product MLTEIAIADAYGAGFEFCAVEKINLHNNLESYCKHELYDISGKYTDDTQMSIAIAEFILSGEEWNKENIASKFVECFQRDIRFGYSEGFYNLLIQVKSGKELINTLISTSERNGAAMRSVPIGCLKKKEDVISFATLQAQITHNTRLGISSSCTVALAAYYGLQKKGTLEELRHFLQFEGFGEWDFNWKKRVSLSAYDTVSAAFSCLLQYDSMSALLKSCIELGGDTDSVASIAIGLATCFTEYQQDLPNHLFKMLKEDKYGIPFLKGLDEKLIR from the coding sequence ATGTTAACTGAGATAGCTATTGCAGATGCATATGGTGCAGGTTTTGAATTTTGTGCTGTAGAAAAAATCAATTTACATAATAATTTAGAATCATATTGTAAACATGAATTATATGATATTTCAGGAAAGTATACAGATGATACGCAAATGTCCATTGCCATAGCAGAGTTTATTTTGTCTGGAGAAGAATGGAATAAAGAAAATATCGCATCTAAATTTGTAGAGTGCTTTCAACGGGATATAAGGTTTGGATATTCTGAAGGCTTTTATAACTTATTAATACAAGTTAAATCTGGGAAAGAACTAATAAATACTCTCATTTCAACTAGTGAACGAAATGGTGCTGCTATGCGTTCAGTACCGATTGGCTGTTTAAAGAAGAAAGAGGATGTTATCTCTTTTGCAACCTTACAGGCACAAATAACACATAATACAAGGCTAGGAATTTCCTCAAGTTGTACCGTGGCTTTAGCAGCTTACTATGGTTTACAAAAAAAAGGGACATTAGAAGAGTTAAGACATTTTTTACAGTTTGAAGGCTTTGGTGAGTGGGACTTTAATTGGAAAAAGAGAGTTTCTTTAAGTGCATATGATACGGTGAGTGCAGCGTTTAGTTGTTTATTACAATATGATTCTATGAGTGCACTTTTAAAGTCATGTATTGAGTTGGGAGGCGATACAGATAGTGTTGCTTCTATAGCTATAGGCCTCGCAACATGCTTTACAGAATACCAACAAGATTTACCGAATCATCTTTTTAAAATGTTAAAAGAAGATAAGTATGGAATACCTTTCCTTAAAGGTTTAGATGAAAAATTAATTCGTTAA
- a CDS encoding YoaK family protein — MENVETVKTKGFWSICRDPILLTIVGGAIDTIGFIALFGFFTAHVTGNLVLAGAAWVKGGPGIWIKLGAIPLFILTVVITKYWIDRSMQKHITLSYLFLGEAIFLTGFMLAGLYFEPFKDADSVTVAITGGLGLIALAIRNTSSKTLIKHISPSTMMTGNTTQLGIDISNYLRKKSDDNKHKLQHSLSIVIGFVIGAFLGAFLYVYLDFWSVAFFIIPVLYLSYLAAKQRFVEPQ, encoded by the coding sequence ATGGAAAATGTAGAAACGGTTAAAACTAAAGGGTTTTGGAGTATTTGTCGAGATCCAATTTTACTGACCATTGTAGGTGGTGCAATTGATACCATTGGTTTTATTGCATTATTTGGTTTTTTTACTGCACACGTGACAGGAAACTTAGTCTTGGCGGGCGCAGCATGGGTCAAAGGTGGGCCTGGTATTTGGATTAAACTTGGTGCAATCCCATTATTTATTTTAACTGTGGTAATTACCAAATATTGGATTGACCGCAGCATGCAAAAACACATCACTTTAAGTTATTTGTTTTTGGGTGAAGCCATTTTTTTAACAGGTTTTATGCTTGCAGGACTGTATTTTGAACCATTTAAAGATGCCGATAGTGTAACAGTGGCAATTACAGGTGGTTTAGGTCTAATTGCGTTAGCGATTCGAAATACCTCAAGTAAAACCTTAATTAAACACATCAGCCCAAGTACGATGATGACAGGTAATACTACACAGCTTGGGATTGATATTTCAAATTATCTGCGAAAAAAAAGTGATGATAACAAACATAAGTTACAACATAGCTTAAGTATAGTCATTGGTTTTGTAATTGGCGCATTTTTAGGTGCATTTTTATATGTTTACTTAGATTTTTGGAGTGTTGCTTTCTTTATTATTCCTGTGTTGTATTTGTCTTATCTTGCTGCAAAACAAAGATTTGTTGAGCCGCAATAG
- the ubiH gene encoding 2-octaprenyl-6-methoxyphenyl hydroxylase, which yields MQQEVVIVGGGMVGLSLALMLAKANIAVKLLEAIKYPNYDDINLAPYHSSFDARNSALSRRSVQIYQELGLWNALQQHATPILQVHITEEGSFGKARLLAEQEKVESFGQVIENAWLGRVLLTQVRQQPLIELIDGVQVTSLTQDAEHAYIEARRGEEQLQLQAKLVIAADGRDSFCRQALGIGVSEHDYDQVAIVTTVQTSKPHQHIGFERFSPLGPLALLPLPGEYRRSVVWPVKKGTEQEWLGEENDQHFLDALQQTYGDRAGKFQKTGKRFSYPLSQVLAEKQAVGRVVLMGNAAHTIHPVAGQGFNLCMRDAYVLLRYLEAQQSVGADLGEPSMLLEYEQARLKDQQRVIKFCDSVVRGFSNQNPMLKLLRNTGLIAFDLIPGIKPLVATYAMGLKA from the coding sequence ATGCAGCAAGAAGTCGTCATTGTCGGTGGTGGAATGGTTGGGCTGAGTCTGGCACTCATGTTGGCGAAAGCAAATATTGCAGTCAAACTGCTCGAAGCCATCAAATACCCAAATTATGATGACATCAATCTTGCGCCTTACCATTCCAGTTTCGATGCACGAAACAGCGCTTTGTCTCGCCGTAGCGTGCAAATTTATCAAGAACTGGGTTTATGGAATGCCTTGCAACAACATGCAACACCAATTTTACAAGTACATATTACTGAAGAAGGCAGCTTTGGTAAGGCGCGTTTACTTGCAGAGCAAGAAAAAGTCGAAAGCTTTGGGCAAGTCATTGAAAATGCGTGGTTAGGGCGTGTGTTACTGACCCAAGTTCGCCAACAGCCATTGATTGAATTGATTGATGGTGTGCAGGTCACCTCACTTACCCAAGATGCAGAGCATGCTTATATTGAAGCGCGACGTGGTGAAGAACAGTTGCAACTACAAGCCAAGTTGGTGATTGCGGCCGATGGTCGAGATTCGTTCTGTCGTCAAGCTTTGGGTATTGGTGTATCTGAGCATGATTATGATCAAGTAGCGATTGTCACCACCGTACAAACTTCGAAACCGCATCAACATATTGGCTTTGAGCGTTTTAGTCCTCTTGGGCCATTGGCATTGTTACCTTTACCGGGTGAATACCGTCGTTCAGTGGTTTGGCCAGTGAAAAAGGGCACAGAGCAAGAGTGGTTGGGTGAAGAAAATGATCAACATTTCTTGGATGCTTTGCAGCAAACCTATGGTGACCGTGCTGGAAAATTCCAAAAAACAGGCAAGCGTTTTAGTTATCCATTGTCACAAGTGTTAGCAGAAAAGCAGGCAGTAGGGCGTGTAGTGCTGATGGGAAATGCGGCACATACCATTCACCCTGTTGCAGGACAAGGTTTTAACCTATGTATGCGTGATGCTTATGTATTGCTGCGCTATTTAGAAGCGCAACAGAGTGTAGGTGCTGACCTCGGTGAGCCAAGCATGTTACTTGAATATGAACAAGCCCGTTTAAAAGATCAGCAACGTGTAATTAAGTTCTGTGACAGTGTGGTACGAGGTTTTAGCAATCAAAATCCGATGTTGAAATTACTACGTAATACAGGACTGATCGCTTTCGATTTAATTCCGGGTATTAAACCATTGGTGGCTACCTACGCAATGGGACTAAAAGCATGA
- a CDS encoding methionine synthase — translation MAILLPTSTAGSLPKPSWLAEPEKLWSPWKLEGEQLIEAKQDALRLSLQEQQHAGIDIVSDGEQTRQHFVTTFIEHLDGVDFEKRETVRIRNRYDASVPSVVGAVSRQKPVFVEDAKFLRSQTTQPIKWALPGPMTMIDTLYDGHYKSREKLAWEFAKILNQEALELEAAGVDIIQFDEPAFNVFFDEVNDWGVATLERALEGLKCETAVHICYGYGIKANTDWKKTLGSEWRQYEEAFPKLQKSKIDIVSLECQNSRVPMDLIELIRGKKVMVGAIDVATNTIETAEEVANTLRKALQFVDADKLYPSTNCGMAPLAREVARGKLNALSAGAEIIRKELSTSYASIA, via the coding sequence ATGGCCATTTTATTACCCACATCAACTGCTGGCAGCTTACCAAAACCTTCTTGGCTTGCAGAACCAGAAAAACTTTGGTCACCTTGGAAACTTGAAGGTGAGCAACTGATTGAAGCCAAACAAGATGCTTTACGTCTGTCATTGCAAGAACAGCAACATGCTGGCATTGATATTGTCAGTGATGGCGAACAAACCCGCCAACATTTTGTGACCACGTTTATTGAACATCTAGATGGCGTGGATTTTGAGAAGCGCGAAACAGTTCGTATCCGTAACCGTTATGATGCCAGTGTACCATCTGTAGTGGGTGCAGTTTCTCGTCAAAAGCCAGTGTTTGTGGAAGATGCTAAATTCTTACGCAGCCAAACCACCCAACCAATTAAATGGGCACTTCCTGGCCCAATGACTATGATTGATACGCTTTATGATGGTCACTACAAAAGCCGTGAAAAACTGGCTTGGGAATTTGCCAAAATCTTAAACCAAGAAGCCTTAGAACTTGAAGCTGCTGGTGTTGATATCATTCAGTTTGATGAGCCTGCATTTAATGTGTTCTTTGATGAAGTGAATGATTGGGGTGTGGCAACTTTAGAGCGTGCTCTTGAAGGTTTAAAGTGTGAAACTGCGGTGCATATTTGCTATGGTTACGGCATTAAAGCCAATACCGACTGGAAAAAAACGTTAGGTTCAGAATGGCGTCAGTACGAAGAAGCGTTCCCTAAACTACAAAAATCGAAGATTGATATCGTTTCACTTGAATGTCAAAACTCACGTGTGCCAATGGATCTGATTGAACTGATTCGTGGTAAAAAAGTCATGGTGGGTGCGATTGATGTTGCAACCAACACCATTGAAACAGCAGAAGAAGTTGCCAATACATTGCGTAAAGCGCTTCAGTTTGTTGATGCAGATAAACTTTATCCTTCAACCAACTGTGGTATGGCGCCTTTGGCACGTGAAGTGGCACGCGGTAAACTGAATGCTTTAAGCGCAGGTGCTGAAATCATTCGTAAAGAACTTTCGACTTCATACGCATCTATCGCATGA
- a CDS encoding DUF1852 domain-containing protein — MSKEFACSIKRIRFDENYQPADSTRLTTNFANLARGESREQNLRNTLRMINNRFNALAQTDNPNGDRYSLEIDIISADLDIEGNGQTFPIIEMLKSTITDHHTNQRIEGMIGNSFSSYVRDYDFSVVLKEHNQENSTSYAPEGFGDLHGKLYQYLVNSDTFKAEFNQQPVICLSVSTARTYHRTTNEHPILGVEYKQDQYSRTDEYFHKMGLQVRFFMPKGSVAPLAFYFAGDLLRDYTDFELISAISTMETFQKIYRPEIYNANSSAAQVYKASLEYPDYSLTRIVYDRVERGQLAVKQGKWTEENFIKPYQNILEQWAANYNVERNAA, encoded by the coding sequence ATGAGTAAAGAGTTTGCATGTTCAATCAAACGCATTCGTTTTGATGAAAACTATCAACCAGCAGATAGCACACGCCTAACAACTAACTTTGCTAACCTAGCACGTGGTGAAAGCCGTGAGCAGAATCTACGTAATACGCTTCGAATGATTAACAATCGTTTTAATGCTTTAGCACAAACAGATAATCCAAATGGTGATCGTTATTCGCTTGAAATTGACATTATTTCTGCGGATTTAGATATTGAAGGCAATGGTCAAACTTTTCCAATCATTGAAATGCTGAAAAGCACCATTACCGATCATCATACCAATCAGCGTATTGAAGGCATGATTGGCAATAGCTTCTCATCTTATGTACGTGACTACGATTTTAGTGTGGTACTGAAAGAACATAATCAAGAGAACTCAACTTCGTACGCACCTGAAGGTTTTGGTGATTTACACGGCAAGCTTTATCAATATTTAGTAAATTCAGATACTTTTAAGGCTGAGTTTAATCAACAGCCTGTCATTTGCTTAAGTGTTTCAACAGCACGGACTTATCACCGTACGACCAATGAGCATCCAATTTTGGGTGTTGAATACAAGCAAGATCAATACTCACGTACCGATGAATATTTCCATAAGATGGGCTTACAAGTTCGCTTCTTTATGCCGAAAGGAAGCGTTGCACCTTTAGCATTCTATTTTGCGGGTGATTTACTGCGTGATTACACTGATTTTGAACTGATCAGTGCGATTAGTACCATGGAAACGTTCCAAAAAATTTATCGCCCTGAAATTTACAATGCAAATTCATCAGCGGCACAAGTTTATAAAGCAAGTTTAGAGTACCCAGATTATTCATTAACACGAATTGTCTATGACCGTGTTGAACGTGGTCAGCTCGCAGTCAAACAAGGTAAATGGACTGAAGAAAACTTTATCAAGCCTTATCAAAACATCCTTGAGCAATGGGCTGCTAATTACAACGTAGAGCGTAACGCTGCTTAA
- a CDS encoding flavin reductase translates to MIEATDFRNAMSSLTSAVSVVTTAGMSDRHGFTASAVCSVTDTPPTLLVCMNKASRSHEHFIENKILTVNVLGAQHEHISNVFSSKLSSEERFKHGIWKELETGAPVLEDALVNFDCEIDQIQEVGTHTIFICRIVAIQQSQQDQSLVYFNRAYHQVGQTEIA, encoded by the coding sequence ATGATTGAAGCAACAGACTTTAGAAATGCTATGTCTTCGTTAACCAGCGCAGTAAGTGTTGTGACCACGGCAGGTATGTCTGATCGTCATGGTTTCACTGCATCTGCCGTATGTAGCGTTACCGATACTCCCCCAACTTTATTGGTCTGTATGAATAAAGCTTCTCGATCACATGAGCATTTTATCGAAAATAAGATTTTAACGGTAAATGTTTTAGGTGCACAGCATGAGCATATTTCTAACGTATTCTCCTCTAAACTGAGTTCAGAAGAACGTTTTAAGCACGGGATTTGGAAAGAGTTGGAAACAGGCGCACCAGTATTAGAAGATGCTTTGGTCAATTTTGATTGTGAAATTGATCAAATTCAGGAAGTGGGTACTCATACCATTTTTATCTGCCGTATTGTTGCAATTCAACAAAGTCAGCAAGATCAGAGTCTAGTTTATTTTAATCGAGCTTATCATCAAGTTGGGCAGACCGAAATCGCTTAA
- the pepP gene encoding Xaa-Pro aminopeptidase, giving the protein MKKLTQVDFKERRDRLAEEMGPHSIAIIATSPVAIRNRDADYKFRADSSFFYLTGFAEPEAVAVIETYESLDEGYTYSLFCRERNREMEIWNGYRAGIDGAIDDYEADEAYAIDLLDEEIIEKLLNKQKLFYRIGHSSEFDVRVSKWIQQADAQQRRGNESPAQVIQLDRILDEIRLFKTPQEIELMQIASNISAKAHTRAMQAVHVGMMEYALEAELNYVFGQQGCVPAYNSIVGGGANACILHYVENNQELKDGDLVLIDAACEYELYASDITRTFPVNGKFSPEQKALYEIVLNAQLAAIDAVKIGNSYKEPHHVAVRILVEGLLSLGIMQGDIEQIIKTEAYHQFYMHGTGHWLGMDVHDVGAYKQAGEWRPYEEGMVVTIEPGLYIAPDDETVDAKWRGIGIRIEDDVVATANGPLVLTKGVVKSIADIEALMA; this is encoded by the coding sequence ATGAAAAAACTGACTCAAGTAGATTTTAAGGAACGTCGTGACCGCCTCGCAGAGGAAATGGGACCACACAGTATCGCGATTATTGCCACCAGCCCAGTGGCCATTCGTAATCGGGATGCAGACTATAAATTTCGAGCGGACAGTAGTTTTTTCTATTTGACGGGGTTTGCAGAACCAGAAGCGGTTGCTGTGATTGAAACGTATGAATCTTTAGATGAAGGCTATACCTATAGCTTGTTCTGCCGCGAACGTAATCGTGAGATGGAAATCTGGAATGGTTACCGTGCAGGAATTGACGGTGCAATTGATGATTATGAAGCCGATGAAGCTTATGCGATTGATTTGCTTGACGAAGAAATCATTGAGAAATTACTGAATAAACAGAAATTATTCTATCGGATTGGACACAGTTCTGAGTTTGATGTCCGTGTTAGCAAATGGATTCAGCAGGCAGATGCACAGCAACGCCGTGGCAATGAATCGCCAGCACAAGTGATTCAACTGGATCGTATCTTAGATGAAATCCGTTTATTTAAAACACCACAAGAAATTGAATTGATGCAAATTGCATCGAACATTAGTGCAAAAGCCCATACTCGTGCCATGCAAGCTGTGCATGTGGGCATGATGGAATATGCATTGGAAGCTGAGCTGAATTATGTATTTGGGCAACAAGGTTGCGTACCAGCCTATAACAGTATTGTAGGTGGGGGTGCTAATGCTTGTATTTTGCACTATGTTGAAAATAATCAAGAATTGAAAGATGGTGATTTGGTTCTGATTGATGCTGCTTGTGAATATGAGTTATATGCATCAGACATTACTCGTACTTTTCCAGTCAATGGTAAGTTTAGCCCTGAGCAAAAAGCGTTATATGAAATTGTATTAAACGCGCAGCTTGCAGCAATTGACGCGGTCAAAATTGGCAACTCCTATAAAGAGCCACATCATGTTGCAGTGCGTATTTTGGTAGAAGGCTTATTGTCACTTGGTATTATGCAGGGTGATATTGAACAGATTATTAAAACCGAAGCTTACCATCAGTTTTATATGCATGGCACGGGACACTGGTTAGGCATGGATGTGCATGACGTTGGTGCATACAAACAAGCTGGCGAATGGCGTCCTTATGAAGAAGGGATGGTTGTAACGATTGAACCAGGCCTTTATATTGCGCCAGATGATGAAACAGTGGATGCAAAATGGCGTGGGATTGGTATTCGTATTGAAGATGATGTCGTTGCGACTGCCAATGGGCCACTGGTTTTAACCAAAGGCGTTGTAAAATCGATTGCAGATATTGAAGCATTAATGGCTTAA
- a CDS encoding cell division protein ZapA, whose product MSEQIPVELRVLGHSFRLATTEDKKPELERAAQLLNDKYDEFRRQAPRIEPSKLIIMVALELMQEVLAMNKSLQEYAHCERLLSTILEDVKTLT is encoded by the coding sequence ATGAGTGAACAAATTCCTGTTGAACTGCGTGTATTGGGACATAGCTTTCGTTTAGCCACCACAGAAGATAAAAAGCCAGAGTTGGAACGTGCTGCACAATTGCTGAATGACAAATATGATGAATTTCGACGTCAAGCACCGCGCATTGAACCTAGTAAACTGATTATTATGGTTGCTCTTGAGCTTATGCAAGAAGTGCTCGCAATGAATAAATCCTTACAGGAATATGCACATTGTGAACGTTTACTCAGCACCATTCTTGAAGATGTCAAAACGCTTACCTAG
- a CDS encoding aldehyde dehydrogenase family protein, whose amino-acid sequence MNSNMLLNGETVVGQGEAFAVLNPATEQTIVEMNSATVEQVDQAVQAARAAFKTWQHVTDQTINESFLKIAQDIRAETNEIAQLITTEQGKPLALAQFEVEAGANWIEYITSLEVPVETIADPSGKTIKVYNRPLGVVASITPWNWPFMIAIWHFLPALKTKNTVVNKPSEFTPLSTIKLVEIINRHLPKGVCNIVLGKGDVGQALSEHIDVDKVTFTGSTRTGQSILKHSVNTLKSVVLELGGNDVGIVLDDVDVDVAAEKIFGSAFLNMGQTCAALKRLYVHENVYDALTQKLTQIANAQVVGNGLDSTTTFGPIQNHVQYNKVKGMIEDAVAQGGQIITEAKKVSEHGYFIPPTLVTNVTEGMPLVDEEQFGPVLPIIKFSDVDNVIERANKSIFGLGGSVWSKDLDRAQEIASRLETGTVWINSHSDVSPAAEFGGWKMSGLGYSFGLSGLLLFTHKQAIHISQ is encoded by the coding sequence ATGAATAGTAACATGTTGTTAAATGGTGAAACGGTTGTTGGTCAGGGCGAAGCTTTTGCAGTATTAAATCCTGCAACAGAGCAAACGATTGTCGAGATGAACAGTGCAACAGTTGAACAAGTTGATCAAGCTGTACAAGCTGCGCGTGCTGCATTTAAAACATGGCAGCATGTGACTGATCAGACGATTAATGAAAGTTTTCTGAAAATTGCACAAGATATTCGCGCAGAAACTAATGAAATTGCTCAGTTGATTACCACTGAACAGGGTAAACCGTTAGCTTTGGCACAATTTGAAGTTGAAGCTGGTGCAAATTGGATTGAATACATAACCAGTTTGGAAGTGCCAGTCGAAACCATTGCCGATCCGAGTGGCAAGACAATAAAGGTCTATAACCGTCCGTTGGGTGTTGTGGCTTCAATTACCCCTTGGAATTGGCCATTTATGATTGCAATCTGGCATTTCCTTCCTGCGCTGAAAACCAAAAATACCGTGGTGAACAAACCATCTGAATTTACCCCACTCAGCACGATTAAACTGGTTGAAATTATTAACCGTCATTTGCCAAAAGGTGTGTGTAATATTGTCTTAGGTAAAGGCGATGTAGGTCAGGCACTGAGTGAACATATAGATGTTGATAAAGTCACGTTTACAGGCTCAACGCGTACTGGTCAAAGCATTCTAAAACATTCGGTAAATACCTTAAAGAGTGTGGTGCTTGAGTTGGGCGGCAATGATGTCGGGATTGTATTAGATGATGTCGATGTCGATGTTGCCGCCGAAAAAATCTTTGGTTCTGCATTCTTGAATATGGGGCAAACCTGCGCAGCATTAAAGCGCTTATATGTACACGAAAATGTTTATGATGCGCTTACACAGAAACTAACTCAAATCGCCAATGCGCAAGTGGTCGGTAATGGATTAGATTCAACGACTACATTTGGTCCAATTCAAAACCATGTGCAATATAATAAAGTCAAAGGCATGATTGAGGATGCTGTGGCACAAGGTGGTCAGATTATCACTGAGGCGAAAAAAGTAAGTGAGCATGGCTATTTTATTCCACCAACGTTAGTGACCAACGTCACAGAAGGCATGCCTTTGGTCGATGAAGAACAGTTTGGTCCAGTCTTACCAATCATCAAATTTAGTGATGTTGATAATGTGATTGAACGTGCCAACAAGAGTATTTTTGGTTTAGGTGGTTCAGTTTGGAGCAAAGATTTAGATCGTGCACAAGAAATTGCCAGCAGACTTGAAACAGGTACGGTTTGGATTAATAGCCATTCTGATGTTTCACCTGCGGCCGAGTTTGGCGGCTGGAAAATGTCGGGTTTAGGTTACTCTTTTGGTTTAAGTGGATTATTATTGTTTACACATAAACAAGCCATTCATATTTCTCAATAA
- a CDS encoding UPF0149 family protein translates to MQDDISGWSEWNQHFSQIEEISSPSELHGLLTGIVCVTESPTREEWQQILATLNVPELSDMALTVLTGEAEDVSHALSEDELDYLPLLPDDEHVLVDRVQALADWCAGVVLGFGLASGHIRADEMELIEHLQDVAAVEFEESDNDEEGEDSYLELYEFVRLIPVSLALGRTKVAVDESSLLQNFHAKMQQNKTSPDNSVVEMFTPHRPS, encoded by the coding sequence ATGCAAGACGATATTTCAGGTTGGTCGGAATGGAACCAACATTTTTCACAAATTGAAGAGATTTCAAGCCCAAGTGAGTTACATGGGTTACTCACAGGTATAGTTTGTGTGACTGAATCACCGACGCGTGAAGAGTGGCAACAAATTTTAGCGACCCTTAATGTTCCAGAATTAAGTGATATGGCTTTAACAGTACTTACTGGTGAAGCAGAAGACGTATCGCATGCACTCTCGGAAGATGAATTAGACTACTTGCCTTTATTACCAGATGATGAACATGTGTTGGTAGATCGCGTGCAAGCACTGGCAGACTGGTGTGCAGGTGTAGTATTGGGTTTTGGTTTAGCATCAGGTCATATTCGTGCCGATGAAATGGAGCTGATTGAGCATTTACAAGATGTGGCTGCCGTTGAATTTGAAGAATCTGACAATGACGAAGAAGGTGAGGACAGTTATCTAGAACTGTATGAGTTTGTACGCTTGATTCCTGTGAGCTTGGCTTTAGGTCGCACGAAAGTAGCGGTAGATGAAAGTTCATTGTTGCAAAACTTTCATGCCAAAATGCAGCAGAATAAAACGAGTCCTGACAACAGTGTTGTAGAAATGTTTACACCACATCGACCAAGTTAA
- a CDS encoding TMEM175 family protein yields MNKLRLETISDGIFAIIITVMLLELKIPEGQDLSALKDELHLIFSYILSFIYVGIYWNNHHHLFQVVKSINGKILWINLHLMFWLTMIPLTTGWSSYSNYAQIPTALYAFILFMCSLSYHLLEKTLIKSEGVDSLAANLLGKDNKLFISVILYGTSIFLSFINTKLTLLTLGMLAIFWFLPNKKIEQYFKEHQS; encoded by the coding sequence ATGAATAAACTCCGATTAGAAACAATCAGTGATGGAATTTTTGCAATTATTATTACGGTCATGCTATTGGAGCTTAAAATTCCTGAAGGTCAGGATTTATCAGCACTAAAAGATGAATTACATCTGATTTTTAGTTATATCCTGAGTTTCATTTATGTCGGAATTTATTGGAATAATCATCATCATTTATTCCAAGTGGTGAAAAGCATTAATGGAAAAATTTTATGGATAAATTTACACCTAATGTTTTGGTTAACCATGATTCCGTTGACCACAGGGTGGTCTTCTTATAGCAATTATGCCCAAATACCGACAGCGCTGTATGCATTTATTCTTTTTATGTGTTCATTGTCCTATCATTTGTTGGAAAAAACGCTTATCAAGTCAGAGGGAGTGGACTCCTTAGCTGCCAACTTGCTAGGTAAAGACAATAAATTATTTATTTCTGTAATACTTTACGGCACATCCATTTTTCTCAGTTTTATCAATACAAAATTGACATTACTTACTTTGGGAATGCTGGCAATTTTTTGGTTTTTACCCAATAAAAAGATTGAACAATATTTTAAAGAACATCAAAGCTAA
- a CDS encoding helix-turn-helix transcriptional regulator, protein MFNHNFIQQFSQNFIAQIKHASDIDGFLTYKIDNIQHAYDFEQGGISKSAIDEYLNGKIEYDPVSFQHFYHDDQNIVLLGQHQPNEIFLNFMQRWQVEDTAEFFFRKRDGQPIFGLSIFREWGKVKFNQQEKKIFEAFHRLSIDHFHHHVDMINKDKIMDQYQLTKKEIVVLEELFTNLEAIQISKKLNCSLSTIKTHVQHIYQKLNVNSRQELVCKLIR, encoded by the coding sequence ATGTTTAATCATAATTTTATTCAGCAATTTAGCCAGAATTTTATTGCTCAAATCAAACACGCTTCCGATATTGATGGTTTTCTAACATATAAAATTGATAATATTCAACATGCCTATGATTTTGAGCAAGGTGGAATATCAAAAAGTGCAATTGATGAATATTTAAATGGCAAAATTGAATATGATCCTGTGAGCTTTCAGCATTTTTATCATGATGATCAGAACATTGTACTTTTGGGGCAACATCAACCCAATGAAATATTTTTAAATTTTATGCAGCGCTGGCAAGTTGAAGATACTGCTGAATTTTTCTTCAGAAAGCGCGATGGACAACCGATTTTTGGTTTGAGTATTTTTAGAGAATGGGGCAAAGTCAAATTTAATCAGCAAGAAAAGAAAATATTTGAAGCTTTTCATAGATTATCTATCGATCACTTTCATCATCATGTCGATATGATTAACAAAGATAAAATCATGGATCAATATCAATTAACCAAAAAAGAAATTGTGGTTTTGGAGGAATTATTTACAAATTTGGAAGCCATTCAAATTTCCAAAAAACTCAATTGTAGTTTGTCGACCATAAAAACGCATGTCCAACATATTTATCAGAAATTAAATGTAAATAGCAGACAAGAATTGGTGTGTAAACTAATCAGATAG